A stretch of the Deinobacterium chartae genome encodes the following:
- a CDS encoding lipid-A-disaccharide synthase-related protein codes for MSHRPTLLVVSNGHAEDLFGARLLDLLALPRTRALPLVGSGRAYEGLSRVIGPRTTLPSGGFPFSTPQNLRADLQAGLVPDALRQWRAGLLEAEGAQAVAVVGDAYALMVGFLAARGRPVYHLQPLVSVLYGQDMRPADHLRQLNEIGANLFMPWEVALSRRARAVFTRDAASAAHLRARGVRAEFAGSFAMDLLGPPERDLSPLRDDRPLLALLPGTREDARASLPRMLEVCRALPEMQGVAAWGRPWSELQPPPGWTLEDVPGGACLARDGTRVWVLRGAFAAVVRAARLALGTAGTAAEQAAGLGVPVVGFPTQGPQYTEAFARRQRRLLGEALTLVPNDPAQVAAALRTLLADRARYAAASRAGCERIGEGGAFERIAARLRREVDFSI; via the coding sequence ATGTCACACCGCCCCACCTTGCTGGTCGTCTCCAACGGTCACGCAGAAGACCTGTTCGGCGCCCGGCTGCTGGACCTGCTCGCCCTGCCGCGCACCCGCGCACTTCCGCTGGTTGGATCGGGCCGGGCCTACGAGGGCCTCAGCCGCGTGATCGGCCCGCGCACCACACTGCCCTCGGGCGGTTTTCCGTTCTCCACACCGCAGAATCTGCGGGCCGACCTGCAAGCTGGCCTGGTTCCCGACGCGCTACGGCAGTGGCGCGCCGGGCTCCTCGAGGCCGAAGGAGCGCAGGCGGTCGCGGTGGTGGGGGACGCCTACGCGCTGATGGTGGGTTTCCTGGCCGCACGCGGCAGGCCGGTATACCACCTGCAGCCGCTGGTTTCGGTGCTCTACGGCCAGGACATGCGCCCGGCCGATCATCTGCGGCAACTCAACGAGATCGGCGCGAACCTGTTCATGCCCTGGGAGGTCGCACTCTCGCGCCGGGCCCGCGCGGTGTTCACGCGCGACGCGGCGAGTGCCGCGCACCTGCGGGCGCGCGGCGTGCGGGCCGAGTTTGCGGGCAGCTTCGCCATGGATCTGCTGGGCCCGCCCGAGCGCGACCTCAGCCCGCTGCGCGACGACCGTCCGCTGCTGGCCCTGCTGCCCGGCACCCGCGAGGATGCCCGCGCCAGCCTGCCGCGCATGCTCGAGGTCTGCCGTGCGCTGCCCGAGATGCAGGGCGTGGCTGCCTGGGGACGGCCCTGGAGCGAGTTGCAGCCCCCACCCGGCTGGACCCTGGAGGACGTGCCCGGCGGAGCCTGCCTCGCCCGCGACGGCACGCGGGTGTGGGTGTTGCGCGGGGCTTTTGCCGCCGTGGTCCGCGCGGCACGGCTGGCCCTGGGTACGGCGGGCACCGCCGCCGAGCAGGCCGCAGGGCTGGGCGTGCCGGTGGTCGGCTTTCCCACACAGGGGCCGCAGTACACCGAGGCGTTCGCCCGGCGTCAGCGCCGCCTGCTCGGCGAAGCCCTCACCCTCGTTCCGAACGATCCCGCGCAGGTCGCGGCCGCACTGCGCACCCTGCTGGCCGACCGAGCGCGCTACGCGGCGGCCTCGAGGGCCGGATGCGAGCGCATCGGGGAAGGCGGGGCTTTTGAGCGCATCGCGGCCCGGCTGCGCCGGGAGGTGGATTTCAGCATTTGA
- a CDS encoding 4a-hydroxytetrahydrobiopterin dehydratase, which translates to MKLPAEQIEAALKDLPGWTGDETGISREFTFPSYEAGVAFAVQVALMAQRVNHHPDSLEIGWKRVRVRYVTHSAGGVTDKDLEAARGVEALVG; encoded by the coding sequence ATGAAACTGCCTGCTGAACAGATCGAAGCCGCCCTGAAGGACCTGCCCGGCTGGACCGGAGATGAGACGGGCATCTCGCGCGAGTTCACCTTTCCGTCGTACGAGGCGGGCGTGGCCTTCGCGGTGCAGGTGGCCCTGATGGCCCAGCGGGTCAATCACCACCCGGACAGCCTCGAGATCGGCTGGAAGCGGGTACGGGTCAGGTACGTTACCCACTCCGCCGGGGGCGTGACCGACAAGGACCTCGAGGCGGCGCGGGGGGTGGAGGCTTTGGTCGGTTAA
- a CDS encoding cyclase family protein — MRDISRALYAGHPNWPGDVPLEVHPGMSISRGDSVNTSWFSASTHTGTHVDAPYHYDERGARLDSVPLEVLCGPCWVLDVRGWDAVPVGALPEDVTLPERVLLYTGEPARWEAFPEHFTPLHADLIYELRNRGVRLIGTDAPSVDPLTSKDLPAHHACFESGIFILEGLNLEGVAPGPYELLCLPLPLAGADAAPARAVLR, encoded by the coding sequence ATGCGAGACATCTCCCGCGCCCTGTACGCGGGTCATCCCAACTGGCCCGGCGACGTTCCCCTCGAGGTGCATCCCGGCATGAGCATCTCCCGGGGCGACTCGGTCAACACCTCCTGGTTCTCCGCGTCCACCCACACCGGCACGCACGTGGACGCGCCCTACCACTACGACGAGCGCGGCGCACGCCTGGACAGCGTACCGCTCGAGGTCCTCTGCGGCCCCTGCTGGGTGCTGGACGTGCGTGGCTGGGACGCGGTCCCGGTAGGTGCGCTGCCCGAAGACGTCACCCTGCCCGAGCGGGTGCTGCTGTATACCGGCGAACCTGCCCGCTGGGAAGCCTTTCCCGAACACTTCACGCCGCTGCACGCCGACTTGATCTACGAACTGCGCAACCGGGGCGTGCGGCTGATCGGGACCGACGCGCCCAGCGTGGACCCCCTCACCAGCAAGGACCTTCCGGCCCACCACGCCTGCTTCGAGAGCGGCATCTTCATCCTCGAGGGCTTAAACCTCGAGGGCGTAGCTCCGGGTCCTTACGAACTGCTGTGTCTGCCGCTGCCCCTGGCGGGCGCGGACGCCGCTCCGGCCCGGGCGGTGCTGCGATGA
- the kynU gene encoding kynureninase — MRRDLFRMPTGIYMDGNSLGPLPLASERAVARVMREWQQEAVAGWDGWFGLAERLSPTVAKLVGARPEEVIATGSITANLHALLASFYRPSGARRHIVATALDFPTDLYALQAWAERYGAELRLVESRDGHTLLEDDLEAALTDDVALAWFPTVLYRSGQLLDVARLSRTAHARGVLIGFDAAHSAGALPHAFHDTGVDFAVWCHYKYVNAGPGAPGGLFVHERHFDAAPGLPGWWGNDKSNQFEMRPHYRRARGAAAFQQGTPPLLALAALEGALEVFGTVDLEAVRARSLALTDLLIAEADAHLPELHVVTPREHARRGGHVALAHPDARLLSLALRERGIVPDFREPDILRLAPVALYTTEDEVREVVSVLRDLLDRGSYRDLEGRQVDVT, encoded by the coding sequence ATGAGACGCGACCTGTTCCGCATGCCGACGGGCATCTACATGGACGGCAACTCGCTGGGGCCGCTGCCGCTGGCCAGCGAGCGCGCGGTCGCGCGGGTCATGCGCGAGTGGCAGCAGGAAGCGGTCGCAGGCTGGGACGGCTGGTTCGGGCTGGCCGAGCGCCTCTCTCCCACCGTGGCGAAACTGGTGGGTGCCCGCCCCGAGGAAGTCATCGCCACCGGCTCGATCACCGCCAACTTGCACGCGCTGCTGGCCAGCTTCTACCGTCCCTCGGGAGCCCGCCGCCACATCGTCGCCACCGCGCTGGACTTTCCTACCGACCTGTACGCCCTGCAGGCCTGGGCCGAGCGCTACGGGGCCGAGCTGCGGCTGGTCGAATCGCGCGACGGCCACACCCTCCTGGAAGACGACCTCGAGGCGGCCCTCACCGACGACGTGGCGCTGGCGTGGTTTCCCACCGTGCTCTACCGCAGCGGCCAGTTGCTCGACGTGGCCCGCCTGAGCCGCACGGCCCACGCGCGCGGCGTGCTCATCGGTTTCGACGCGGCGCACTCGGCCGGAGCACTCCCGCACGCCTTTCACGACACGGGCGTAGACTTTGCGGTGTGGTGCCACTACAAGTACGTGAACGCCGGCCCCGGCGCTCCGGGCGGGTTGTTCGTGCACGAACGCCACTTCGACGCCGCACCGGGCCTGCCCGGCTGGTGGGGCAACGACAAGAGCAACCAGTTCGAGATGCGCCCGCACTACCGCCGCGCCCGAGGTGCCGCCGCCTTCCAGCAGGGCACGCCGCCGCTGCTGGCCTTGGCCGCCCTCGAGGGCGCGCTCGAGGTGTTCGGAACCGTAGACCTCGAGGCGGTACGCGCCCGCTCGCTGGCCCTCACCGACCTGCTGATCGCCGAGGCCGACGCGCACCTGCCCGAACTGCACGTCGTCACCCCGCGCGAGCACGCGCGGCGCGGCGGTCACGTCGCCCTGGCCCATCCGGACGCGCGCCTGCTCAGCCTCGCGCTGCGCGAACGCGGTATCGTGCCGGACTTCCGTGAGCCGGACATCTTGCGCCTCGCCCCGGTCGCCCTGTACACCACCGAGGACGAGGTGCGCGAGGTGGTCTCGGTGCTGCGCGACCTGCTCGACCGCGGCAGCTACCGCGACCTCGAGGGCCGCCAGGTAGACGTCACCTGA